Proteins from a single region of Cystobacter ferrugineus:
- a CDS encoding serine/threonine protein kinase, which produces MATEALHPDHLQPGHTVGPWHIVQVLGHGGSSHVFKVERDGHLYSMKMGLRPLSDSQEALKEEEYVEERSAYRRLAREAAALFTYSSHPNLLRVYAVDFWPNPSQGYPFLITDFIDGDNWHQWRWRKPPHAARLVDTFSDVVRTVDALHRRGVYHRDLKAENLLIRRTDGRPFLIDFGTVRLPGALTKTMGLPEGVLHLVPPELLAYTRTEAWKWGQPFQGGVAADLYALGILLYQGLSDLHPFDPKLPDKELLAAIATVPPKAPHLLNPLAPRSLSDIAMKLLEKRPEDRYSSTEALLQALESATEQEAKSPAWRVPLFAAEGSPSEATPKEEESQAEARQEAPAVSRGPRRAKWFMVLLACLTVFGLVLWLARSTLAPPTRGDDPRPLRQRKPAHAQLRSSPGLHLGHFALRRPRCMAVRCRWPRLPCRPGKASSAHGLPQRGARGHVPGAENPNGQ; this is translated from the coding sequence TGCACCCGGATCACCTCCAGCCTGGCCACACGGTGGGACCCTGGCACATCGTCCAGGTGCTGGGCCATGGAGGCTCCTCCCACGTCTTCAAGGTGGAGAGGGACGGCCACCTCTACTCCATGAAGATGGGGCTGCGTCCCCTCTCCGACTCCCAGGAAGCGCTCAAGGAGGAGGAGTACGTGGAGGAGAGGAGCGCCTACCGGCGGCTGGCGCGCGAGGCGGCAGCGCTTTTCACCTACTCCTCCCATCCCAACCTGCTGCGTGTCTATGCGGTGGACTTCTGGCCCAACCCCAGCCAGGGCTATCCCTTCCTCATCACCGACTTCATCGACGGGGACAACTGGCACCAGTGGCGCTGGCGCAAGCCGCCGCACGCGGCCCGATTGGTGGACACCTTCAGCGACGTGGTGCGTACCGTGGACGCCTTGCACCGGCGCGGCGTGTACCACCGGGACTTGAAGGCGGAGAACCTCCTCATCCGCCGGACGGACGGCCGCCCCTTCCTCATCGACTTCGGTACTGTGCGCCTGCCGGGGGCCCTCACGAAGACGATGGGCCTGCCCGAGGGCGTCCTGCACCTGGTGCCGCCCGAGCTCCTGGCCTACACGCGCACCGAGGCGTGGAAGTGGGGTCAGCCCTTCCAGGGCGGAGTGGCCGCGGACCTGTACGCCCTGGGGATTCTGCTCTACCAGGGACTCAGCGACCTGCACCCCTTCGACCCCAAGCTGCCGGACAAGGAGCTGCTGGCCGCCATCGCCACCGTGCCTCCCAAGGCTCCCCATCTCCTCAACCCCCTGGCGCCGCGCTCCCTCAGCGACATCGCCATGAAGCTGCTGGAGAAGCGGCCCGAGGACCGCTACTCCAGCACCGAGGCGCTGCTCCAGGCCCTGGAGAGCGCCACCGAGCAGGAGGCGAAGTCCCCCGCCTGGAGGGTGCCGCTCTTCGCCGCGGAGGGCAGCCCGTCAGAGGCGACACCCAAGGAGGAAGAGTCTCAGGCAGAGGCACGGCAGGAGGCCCCTGCTGTATCTCGCGGCCCGCGCCGCGCGAAGTGGTTCATGGTCCTGCTCGCGTGCTTGACCGTATTCGGCCTTGTCTTGTGGCTGGCGCGCTCCACACTCGCCCCCCCCACTCGGGGTGATGACCCCCGCCCTCTACGACAAAGGAAGCCCGCCCATGCCCAGCTCCGCTCCTCACCAGGACTCCACCTCGGCCACTTCGCGCTCAGGCGTCCTCGCTGCATGGCTGTGCGCTGTCGCTGGCCTCGGCTGCCCTGCCGCCCAGGTAAAGCCTCCAGCGCCCACGGACTGCCCCAAAGAGGCGCTCGAGGGCATGTTCCAGGAGCTGAAAATCCGAACGGGCAGTGA